A window of Pieris rapae chromosome 22, ilPieRapa1.1, whole genome shotgun sequence genomic DNA:
gatagcgctatacgtcatgaaattcgaagtatcttatttggaacttttatctttcgaataatttatgtgttgcatagctatttggcactttatctatacattgtgaaacaggcccttagtctttaacataataaaatcaatcaattatcataatataattagaactTAATCAATatgcatatacatatatatgtacacaTAACACAGTACAGgaataaattttgttgagCAACTTTAATTGTCttgttaattgttaattaaaatttgctgTCACCAGCCACACTGATTTTCAGTGGTTCCCTGCATGTGTGACAAATAACAAGattatgaatgaaaatgaatTGGATTTTCAGCagatttgaaatgaaatatgattttacgTATATATGTCGctaactagcttaattagcagttcaattaacagcctagccttttaactaaacggcgccgtttaactcACAGAGCGGCTACAAATCACTACTGTGACGTCACCTAAAGAAAGCTTTTACAGCCGCTAAGACTATACAATTTCTCGACTTCAGCTACCGGGACCTTTAGGTCAATCATCGCTAATACAGTGGTCTAGGATCCTTCTTTGGACGGGATATAAATAGCAGCATCTATCTTTCTTTACGTATGTAAAATGATCAGTGCATAACCTTCCttgtgtttttgtaattattcgAAAAACAAATCCACTGAAGTAAGGCAATTtatcaattcaattaatatttcacacaattgtataataatgtaacaattacataaaatcttGTCTTACAATCCGATTATCTCGTTTTAAAAGAGCACGTACTTATCCACTCAACACTTTAAATGCAGATGCATTACAATTAGCAAAATTAATAACCTCCAAACCAAAAAAATCCAAATGACAagcgtatttattataaattaaataacaattaataaggTGAGTTTGAAATAACACCAATTTAGGGcgtctttaatttaaatgaaatgttttgggtcgtgtatttttaatgttcctACACTAGTGATATAGTGAGAGCAGTACGTagaaataagttttgttttattaatcctGACAGGATTAATAAGTACTTAATGAATCCGTGATTTAAAATTGGTGTTGATTTGTtatgtaataacaataaattcgatgtataattttcaattataaatcgAATCTCAcgtatttaaactaaatattaattaacaggAAAATAATCTCTGCAGTGACAGGGTTATTGTAaggtgtaaaataaatattgcaatatttccgaaagtttttgataaataactatataaaatgGACAATTAATATCTAATcgataaattatacattcagTAGAACCTCCTTTGCATTGAAAAGTATGGAGTGGCAAATTGTCACATTTGCCGCCATTATTGGCGTTACTTTTGCAATGGAGAATAATTTGATAGTGACAACGACGGAGGGCCAAGTTCAGGGTAGTTTAGCATCAAGTGGCTTATATTACGAGTTTTTAGGGATAAGATATGCTGTACCGATCAAATTTCgggtaagtttttttatccatataataccaaaaatatttagataatagataatatttatagggataaattattttcgaaGTCTCTCAGTTTTCTTTGTTAAtcaattttcttaataggtATATGTAAATTGGCGCTAcgtcttatttttattgtatattagtaCATACTAAGAGTACATACAAAgagtttttattgtatgtactcTTAGTATGtactaatatacaataaaataagacGTTAGGTAATAGGTATGTACCTAGGGTTAGAAAAACCCCAACCAAAAAAGAAACCCCCCCGTTCCCTTATAACTTATGTTACCTTATTTTACATGTACTATGTTCAGAATAACAAagtgtaaatacatttatatttaaaaactaaatttctgGTAAAATCTctctactaaaatatattaatacccTTTCCAGGCACCAGCGCCACCTCAGTCCTTCTCTGGTATCTACAAAGCTGACAATCGCGCTGTTCTTTGTCCCCAATTTCCCACATACGATCCCCTCGCTGCACCAAGCGAAAACGAAGATTGCCTGGTCCTCAACGTATTTACCCCTGCATTCATTAACGCAACCTGTCCCGTAATGGTCTTCCTCCATGGAGGAGATTTTGGTGTCGGTTCCTCTTCGCCAATATTTTATGGGCCGCAGTTTCTCATCAGCCATGGCGTTATCGTGGTAACAGTTAACTATAGGGTGAACGCTTATGGTTTTCTTAATTTAGGCATCAAAGAAGCACCAGGAAATGCTGGGTTGAAGGATATAAGGGCGGCGTTGAGGTGGGTACAGAAGAATATTAAGAATTTCCAAGGAGACCCTGATAATGTAACTGTTTTTGGTCAAGGAAGCGGTGGAGTTGCCGCTATTTATCTGACTATGTCGCCTAGCACGAAAGGATTGTTCCATCGAGTTATATCTGAGAGTGGATCCCCATTTTCCCCCCACGTTTTCGACCATAGTCCATTAAAAACAGCTAGTCATTTAGCCAAGTCCCTTAGTATGAAGTCTGAAGATCCAAAAACTCTGCTCAAACTTTACAGGGAAACACAGATAAGCAAAGTAGAAGAGGCAATAGGTAACCAAATGAATGCTAAATCAGTCTTCCTTCCATCCGTAGAAAA
This region includes:
- the LOC110998958 gene encoding acylcarnitine hydrolase-like, which produces MEWQIVTFAAIIGVTFAMENNLIVTTTEGQVQGSLASSGLYYEFLGIRYAVPIKFRAPAPPQSFSGIYKADNRAVLCPQFPTYDPLAAPSENEDCLVLNVFTPAFINATCPVMVFLHGGDFGVGSSSPIFYGPQFLISHGVIVVTVNYRVNAYGFLNLGIKEAPGNAGLKDIRAALRWVQKNIKNFQGDPDNVTVFGQGSGGVAAIYLTMSPSTKGLFHRVISESGSPFSPHVFDHSPLKTASHLAKSLSMKSEDPKTLLKLYRETQISKVEEAIGNQMNAKSVFLPSVEKVFKDEEPFLTDTPFNILSNRPGYFHPVPAIIGLNTVEGLSSILDYNTITGQMDRIHHEDFSALDQRNFNPEDKEDFRNMLRETFFSEITNDEALVGGLVNLNTDFCHVGPMSLFADLYGNNTDLYQYLFSYIGNRNLGRILTNSTLDATANLDELFYVFDLDRLPLEMDENDARIITFMTQMWTNFAKFGTPTPDVSNGEWLPYPHHLEINLEPQYVAPLTPERAQFWRALFYKYGADMSTK